A genomic region of Trifolium pratense cultivar HEN17-A07 linkage group LG3, ARS_RC_1.1, whole genome shotgun sequence contains the following coding sequences:
- the LOC123918405 gene encoding 26S proteasome non-ATPase regulatory subunit 1 homolog A-like: protein MVATTLVSSAGGMLAMLNESHLALKLHALYNLNNHVDNFWPEISPSVPLIESLYEDEEFDPHQRQLAALLLSKVFYYLGELNDSLSYALGAGPLFDVSEDSDYVHTLLAKAIDEYASFKSKSGESNDESIKVDPRLEAIVERLLDKCIADGKYQQAMGTAIECRRLDKLEEAITKSDNVQGTLSYCIHVSHSFVNLREYRQEVLRLLVKVFQKLPSPDYLSICQCLMFLDEPEGVASILETLLRSENKDDALLALQIAFDLVENEHQAFLLNVIDRLALPKSQLSEPVEPTPSDADSTQNAGVNGPDDVPMTEGESASAVNVPEDPSEKLYAERLNKIKGILSGETSIQLTLQFLYSHNKSDLLILKTIKQSVEMRNSVCHSATIYSNAIMHAGTTVDTFLRENLDWLSRATNWAKFSATAGLGVIHRGHLQQGRSLMAPYLPQGGTGGGGSPYSEGGALYALGLIHANHGEGIKQFLRDSLRSTTVEVIQHGACLGLGLASLGTADEDIYEEIKNVLYTDSAVAGEAAGISMGLLMVGTGSDKANEMLTYAHETQHEKIIRGLALGIALTVYGREEEADTLIEQMTRDQDPILRYGGMYALALAYRGTANNKAIRQLLHFAVSDVSDDVRRTAVLALGFVLYSDPEQTPRIVSLLSESYNPHVRYGAALAVGISCAGTGLSEAISLLEPLTSDVVDFVRQGALIAMAMVMVQISEASDSRVGTFRRQLEKIILDKHEDTMSKMGAILASGILDAGGRNVTIRLLSKTKHDKITAVVGLAVFSQFWYWYPLIYFISLAFSPTALIGLNYDLKSPKFEFLSHAKPSLFEYPKPTTVPTTASTVKLPTAVLSTSAKAKARASKKAEEQKANAEVASGPDSTSAAGKGKSSGEKDGEAMQVDSPAEKKSEPEPSFEFLTNPARVVPAQEKFIKFLQDSRYVPVKLAPSGFVLLKDLRPTEPEVLAITDTPASTTSTAGGSGPGLQSSSSAMAVDEEPQPPQPFEYTS, encoded by the exons ATGGTTGCTACTACGCTTGTCAGCTCTGCCGGTGGCATGTTGGCTATGCTTAACGAGTCTCATCTAGCCCTAAAGCTTCACGCTCTTTACAACCTCAACAATCATGTCGACAATTTCTGGCCAGAGATCTCTCCCAGTGTTCCTCTCAT AGAGAGTTTGTATGAAGATGAGGAGTTTGATCCGCACCAAAGGCAACTTGCCGCACTACTACTATCAAAG GTCTTCTATTACTTGGGTGAGCTGAATGACTCACTATCCTATGCCCTTGGAGCTGGTCCTCTGTTTGATGTTTCAGAGGATTCCGACTATGTCCATACTCTTCTAG CTAAAGCTATAGATGAGTATGCTAGTTTCAAGTCTAAGTCAGGGGAGTCAAATGACGAATCCATCAAAGTGGACCCTAGATTGGAAGCAATCGTTGAGAGACTGTTGGATAA GTGTATAGCGGATGGAAAATACCAACAAGCTATGGGAACTGCTATTGAATGCAGAAGATTGGATAAACTTGAGGAAGCAATCACAAAGAGTGACAATGTTCAAGGAACATTATCATACTGCATTCATGTCTCTCACTCCTTTGTTAATCTTAGAGAATACAGACAAGAG GTTCTCCGTCTCCTTGTTAAAGTATTTCAAAAGCTTCCTTCACCAGATTATCTGAGCATTTGTCAGTGTCTTATGTTCTTGGACGAGCCAGAGGGTGTTGCGAGCATATTGGAAACACTTTTACGTTCTGAAAACAAAGATGATGCTCTTTTGGCACTTCAAATAGCCTTTGATTTGGTAGAGAATGAGCATCAAGCTTTTCTTCTAAATGTTATAGATCGCCTTGCATTGCCAAAGTCTCAACTTTCAGAACCCGTAGAGCCAACACCCAGTGATGCAGATTCTACTCAGAATGCTGGTGTGAATGGACCAGATGATGTTCCAATGACAGAGGGTGAATCGGCTTCTGCTGTCAATGTGCCTGAGGATCCAAGTGAAAAGTTGTATGCTGAGAGGTTAAACAAAATAAAGGGAATTTTGTCTGGGGAAACTTCAATACAGCTGACTCTGCAGTTCCTTTACAGTCATAACAA ATCTGACCTCCTTATTCTAAAGACCATAAAGCAGTCCGTGGAGATGAGAAATAGTGTTTGCCACAGTGCTACCATTTACTCCAATGCAATAATGCATGCTGGAACAACTGTGGATACTTTCCTGAGGGAAAATTTG GATTGGTTGAGCAGAGCTACTAATTGGGCCAAATTCAGTGCAACAGCTGGTCTTGGTGTTATCCATAGAGGTCATTTGCAGCAGGGGAGGTCACTGATGGCACCCTACTTGCCTCAGGGTGGGACTGGTGGTGGTGGTAGTCCATACTCAGAAGGTGGTGCTCTCTATGCCCTTGGTCTGATTCATGCCAACCATGGAGAGGGCATCAAACAATTCCTCCGTGATAGCTTGCGCAGTACTACTGTTGAG GTCATTCAACATGGTGCATGTCTAGGTCTTGGATTGGCATCCTTAGGAACTGCTGATGAGGATATTtatgaagaaataaaaaatgttctCTATACTGATAGTGCTGTTGCTGGCGAAGCTGCTGGTATCAGTATGGGCTTACTCATGGTTGGAACAGGCAGTGATAAGGCAAATGAAATGCTCACTTATGCACACGAGACACAACATGAAAAGATTATAAG AGGGTTAGCACTGGGAATTGCTCTTACAGTTTACGGAAGAGAAGAAGAAGCTGACACTTTAATTGAGCAGATGACTCGAGATCAGGATCCAATATTACGTTATGGTGGCATGTATGCCCTGGCTTTGGCATATAGGGGAACAGCAAACAATAAGGCCATTCGTCAATTACTTCACTTTGCTGTGTCTGATGTGAGTGATGATGTTAGGAGGACTGCAGTCCTAGCATTAGGTTTTGTGTTGTACTCTGATCCAGAGCAG ACTCCACGAATTGTTTCCCTCCTATCAGAATCTTACAATCCACATGTTCGTTATGGAGCTGCTCTTGCTGTGGGTATTTCCTGTGCGGGTACTGGTCTCAGTGAGGCCATATCTTTGCTGGAGCCTTTAACATCGgatgttgttgattttgttcGTCAGGGTGCCCTCATAGCAATGGCTATGGTCATGGTTCAGATTAGTGAAGCTAGTGATTCACGTGTTGGAACTTTCAG GCGACAACTGGAGAAAATTATCCTAGACAAGCACGAGGATACCATGAGTAAGATGGGAGCAATTTTGGCCTCTGGAATCCTTGATGCCGGCGGAAGAAACGTGACCATAAGACTACTTTCCAAGACAAAGCATGATAAAATTACTGCAGTGGTTGGTCTTGCGGTTTTCAGCCAGTTTTGGTATTGGTATCCTCTTATCTACTTCATAAGCTTGGCTTTCTCACCAACGGCTCTTATCGGTCTGAACTATGATCTGAAATCTCCAAAGTTTGAATTCTTGTCACATGCAAAACCTTCACTTTTTGAATACCCTAAGCCTACTACTGTTCCCACCACTGCTTCAACTGTGAAACTTCCGACAGCTGTTTTGTCGACATCAGCTAAGGCCAAAGCTAGGGCTAGTAAAAAAGCTGAAGAACAGAAGGCTAATGCTGAAGTTGCATCTGGTCCTGACTCTACATCAGCTGCTGGAAAAGGCAAGTCTTCCGGTGAAAAGGATGGAGAAGCCATGCAG GTTGATAGCCCAGCGGAGAAGAAATCTGAGCCCGAGCCTTCTTTCGAGTTCCTAACAAATCCAGCAAGAGTGGTTCCTGCCCAGGAGAAATTCATTAAGTTTCTACAGGACAGCAGATATGTTCCTGTAAAGTTGGCACCTTCAGGGTTCGTGCTTCTTAAAGACTTACGTCCCACTGAGCCTGAAGTTCTCGCCATCACTGACACACCTGCATCGACGACATCAACTGCTGGTGGATCGGGACCAGGATTGCAGAGTTCTTCATCAGCAATGGCAGTGGATGAGGAACCTCAACCTCCTCAACCATTTGAGTACACCTCATAA
- the LOC123918406 gene encoding receptor protein kinase TMK1-like, translated as MVKVELSFGGSFNFVLVLMFYVFVIPTRCQDEVVMNILKNSISAPIVLQWTDPNVCKWKNINCDSRNRVTDIKLANQTLQGILPKELVKLTALQRFECQSNGLTGPFPYLSKSLQRLIIHDNQFTSIPSNFFTGMRNLQEVNIDDNPLSLWQIPNSLRDCVALRYFSAHNAGINGTIPDIFGRDGPLSGLVFLELSSNYLEGVLPASLSSSSIEFLLVNGQNSNNKLTGTLDVLQNMTSLKKIWVNDNSFTGPIPDVSRLDQLSDINLRDNQLTGVVPPSLVNLPNLGLVKLTNNYLQGSPPKFRNGVEVDNNMVGSRNQFCTNVPGQPCSPLVNVLLLVIEPLGYPLEFAENWQGNDPCANKWVGIVCADGNISVINFQNMRLTGHISPNFASLSSLTKLLFANNSLTGTIPNQLTSMPLLQEFDVSNNHLYGRVPSFSEGVVLKLGGNPDIGKDKPSTSDNLGLGGSGNKSNGVSVIVGIILGIVILLCIGALLIIKFGKRFRIHTRMGKHPDAIKVHHKYQWDENDVKVSVVSNGEVSGVLSTTGNVYEASNMVISIQVLRQVTYNFCEEKIVGKGGFGTVYKGELHDGTQIAVKRMQSGMGDEKGPNEFTSEIAVLTKVRHKHLVSLLGYCLDGDERLLVYEYMPQGALSRHLFNWKEEGIKPLEWKTRLSIALDVARAVEYLHGFTQQIFIHRDLKPSNILLGDDMRAKVSDFGLVRLAPEGKLSFQTRLAGTFGYMAPEYAVTGRLTTKADVYSFGVILMEIITGRKALDDTQPEENIHLVTWFRRMLLNKSSFQTIIDQTIEVDEETYASINTVAELAGHCSAREPHQRPDMSHAVNVLSSLVEVWKPSEQDVDDIYGINFDMTLPEALQRWQAFEGRSTLDLTLSPSPMQTTGDNSHTSESPKVPSDARK; from the exons ATGGTAAAAGTTGAATTGAGTTTTGGAGGctcattcaattttgttttggttttgatgtTTTATGTTTTCGTTATCCCAACAAGGTGTCAAGATGAAGTGGTAATGAATATTTTGAAGAACAGCATAAGTGCTCCAATTGTACTCCAATGGACAGATCCTAATGTATGTAAATGGAAGAACATCAATTGCGACTCAAGAAATCGTGTCACTGATATTAAATTAGCGAACCAAACCCTTCAAGGCATTCTCCCAAAAGAACTTGTGAAGCTGACAGCTTTGCAACGTTTCGAGTGTCAAAGCAATGGCCTCACAGGTCCATTCCCTTACCTCTCGAAATCCTTACAAAGGCTTATAATCCACGACAACCAATTCACCTCTATTCCTAGCAATTTCTTCACGGGAATGAGAAATTTGCAAGAAGTCAATATTGATGACAACCCATTGTCTCTGTGGCAAATTCCTAATTCTCTAAGAGACTGTGTTGCACTCCGATATTTTAGTGCTCATAATGCTGGCATTAATGGGACTATTCCTGATATTTTTGGCAGAGATGGTCCCCTTTCCGGGTTGGTTTTTTTGGAATTATCTAGTAATTATTTAGAAGGTGTATTGCCTGCAAGTCTTTCTAGCAGTTCAATAGAGTTTCTTTTGGTGAATGGacaaaatagcaataataagcTCACGGGTACCCTAGATGTGTTACAAAACATGAcatctttgaaaaaaatatgggtTAATGACAATTCATTTACCGGACCTATACCTGATGTGTCACGCCTTGATCAACTGTCTGATATAAATTTAAGAGATAACCAGTTGACCGGTGTTGTTCCACCTTCTTTAGTTAATCTTCCAAACTTGGGACTTGTGAAATTAACAAACAATTATCTTCAAGGTTCACCTCCCAAATTTAGAAATGGAGTTGAAGTTGATAATAATATGGTCGGGAGTAGAAATCAGTTTTGCACAAATGTTCCAGGGCAACCATGTAGTCCTCTTGTGAATGTTTTGCTATTAGTTATTGAACCTTTGGGTTATCCTCTTGAGTTCGCTGAAAATTGGCAAGGTAATGATCCTTGTGCTAATAAATGGGTTGGTATAGTTTGTGCTGATGGAAATATTTCAGTTATTAACTTTCAAAACATGAGATTAACTGGTCATATTTCTCCAAATTTTGCCAGTCTTTCATCTTTAACAAAATTACTCTTTGCAAACAATAGTCTCACAGGTACCATACCAAACCAACTTACTAGTATGCCTCTTCTACAAGAATTTGATGTTTCCAATAATCACTTGTATGGTCGTGTGCCATCATTTTCTGAAGGTGTTGTTCTTAAATTAGGTGGAAATCCCGACATTGGAAAGGATAAACCCAGTACTAGTGATAACCTTGGGTTGGGAGGTAGTGGTAACAAAAGTAATGGTGTCAGTGTCATTGTCGGAATTATTTTGGGAATTGTCATTTTACTTTGTATTGGGGCACTATTAATTATTAAGTTTGGAAAAAGGTTTAGGATTCATACGAGGATGGGTAAACATCCTGATGCTATAAAGGTACATCATAAATATCAATGGGATGAGAATGATGTGAAGGTAAGTGTTGTTAGCAATGGTGAAGTAAGTGGTGTATTGAGTACCACTGGTAATGTTTATGAAGCTAGTAACATGGTGATTTCAATTCAAGTTTTGAGACAAGTTACATATAATTTTTGTGAGGAAAAAATAGTCGGGAAGGGTGGTTTTGGCACTGTTTACAAAGGGGAATTGCACGATGGGACACAAATTGCGGTGAAAAGGATGCAATCAGGAATGGGGGATGAGAAAGGACCGAATGAATTCACGTCGGAGATTGCAGTTCTTACAAAAGTTCGACACAAACATTTGGTTTCACTATTAGGGTATTGCTTAGATGGAGATGAAAGACTTTTGGTTTACGAGTACATGCCTCAAGGTGCTTTGAGCAGACATTTGTTCAATTGGAAAGAGGAAGGGATAAAACCACTAGAATGGAAGACAAGGCTTAGTATTGCCTTAGATGTTGCTAGGGCTGTAGAATATCTTCATGGGTTTACCCAACAAATTTTTATCCACAGGGATCTCAAACCATCCAACATTTTGCTTGGAGATGATATGCGGGCTAAAGTATCTGACTTTGGATTGGTGCGGCTTGCTCCCGAAGGAAAACTTTCATTTCAAACTAGACTTGCTGGAACTTTTGGATATATGGCACCGGAGTATGCTG TCACCGGAAGACTAACAACAAAGGCCGATGTGTATAGTTTTGGTGTGATTCTGATGGAGATAATAACAGGAAGGAAAGCTCTCGATGATACCCAACCAGAAGAGAATATCCACCTTGTTACATGGTTCCGTAGGATGTTATTGAATAAGAGTTCGTTCCAAACAATCATTGACCAAACAATTGAGGTTGATGAAGAAACCTATGCAAGCATCAATACAGTTGCTGAGTTGGCAGGACATTGTAGTGCAAGGGAGCCTCATCAACGTCCCGACATGAGTCATGCAGTGAATGTATTATCATCTCTTGTTGAAGTGTGGAAGCCCTCAGAACAAGATGTTGATGACATATATGGAATCAACTTTGATATGACATTACCAGAAGCTCTCCAAAGGTGGCAAGCTTTCGAAGGAAGAAGCACTCTTGATTTAACTCTTTCCCCCTCACCAATGCAAACTACTGGAGACAACTCACATACTTCTGAATCCCCCAAGGTGCCTTCAGATGCACGAAAGTGA